One segment of Primulina tabacum isolate GXHZ01 chromosome 6, ASM2559414v2, whole genome shotgun sequence DNA contains the following:
- the LOC142549590 gene encoding alkylbase DNA glycosidase-like protein mag2: MAEQKISQIKVLSNPKPEFQSQTPGTQRRCIYQPMYVTPVDPNSQSPRPPPQSSSASESPHSSPVQISHNSQNPSKIPIRPPKIRKLSASATVGTPAEDKPSPPQTTGEDSSGSSSAAISTTTTTPNNVKNRRRSASQAYRALPQIIKPLSTDGEIELGLRHLRVADPLLGPLIEIHQPPQFEFHHPPFLALTKSILYQQLAYKAGTSIYTRFVSLCGGEDNVFPDSVLALSSQQLKQIGVSIRKASYLYDLANKYKSGILSDETIVKMDDRSLFTMLSMVKGIGSWSVHMFMIFSLHRPDVLPVSDLGVRKGVQLLYGLDELPRPSRIEQLCEKWRPYRSIGAWYMWRIVDGKGAPTAASAVFLEGNVVQPLQLIGLPHDGHQHQLQYVEPHNGIGNLG; this comes from the coding sequence ATGGCGGAACAGAAGATATCGCAAATCAAAGTCCTGTCCAACCCCAAACCTGAATTCCAATCCCAAACCCCTGGAACTCAGCGACGCTGTATTTATCAGCCAATGTACGTAACACCAGTTGACCCCAATTCTCAAAGTCCTCGTCCTCCGCCTCAATCCAGCTCTGCATCTGAATCTCCACATTCCTCTCCCGTTCAAATCTCTCATAATTCTCAAAACCCTTCCAAAATTCCAATCCGACCCCCCAAAATCCGTAAACTTTCCGCATCTGCCACCGTGGGCACCCCCGCGGAAGACAAGCCGTCGCCACCTCAGACCACTGGGGAAGATTCTTCCGGTAGCTCCTCTGCAGCCATCTCAACAACGACCACCACACCTAATAATGTTAAAAACAGGCGGCGGAGCGCCTCCCAAGCTTACAGGGCTCTGCCACAGATAATCAAACCCTTATCTACCGATGGAGAAATTGAATTAGGCCTCCGCCACCTCCGTGTGGCAGACCCCCTGCTTGGGCCCCTTATTGAAATCCACCAGCCGCCGCAGTTCGAGTTCCACCACCCCCCATTCCTCGCCCTCACGAAGAGCATCCTATATCAGCAGCTTGCTTATAAAGCTGGAACCTCGATATATACGCGGTTCGTCTCCCTGTGTGGTGGTGAGGATAACGTTTTCCCTGATTCTGTACTTGCACTTTCTTCCCAACAGCTGAAGCAAATTGGGGTGTCCATCCGGAAGGCCAGTTATTTATATGACCTTGCAAACAAGTATAAATCAGGGATTTTGTCTGATGAGACAATTGTGAAAATGGATGATAGGTCTTTGTTCACGATGCTCTCAATGGTGAAGGGAATAGGTTCATGGTCAGTtcatatgttcatgattttctCACTGCACAGGCCTGATGTTTTACCCGTGAGTGACTTAGGTGTTAGGAAAGGGGTGCAATTACTGTATGGTTTGGATGAGTTACCAAGGCCTTCCAGGATAGAACAATTGTGTGAGAAGTGGAGGCCTTATAGGTCGATTGGGGCGTGGTACATGTGGAGGATTGTGGATGGGAAAGGAGCCCCAACTGCTGCTTCAGCAGTGTTTTTAGAGGGGAATGTTGTGCAGCCGCTGCAACTAATTGGGCTGCCGCATGATGGGCATCAGCATCAGCTGCAGTATGTCGAACCGCATAATGGCATTGGAAATCTTGGGTAG